The proteins below come from a single Garra rufa chromosome 3, GarRuf1.0, whole genome shotgun sequence genomic window:
- the atxn1l gene encoding ataxin-1-like: MKPVHERNQECLPPKKRDLPVNNNNNTSTNNNNSSSISGGAGGSGIGNAGGGGEDAPSSQSSGTSGEGSGEWMRAQPSVHYGVEGAEGLVGLPVDQYSMLYKVALPAGTYSPTNLHPVLSHIPPAYTVPSQVLQHTNVPYPPLGYAQIPHSSLQFVSSPYGAAVPYAVPPGFVPSSLIPPQSAISQPHSVSHLVPYPSVIQEGVASPQQVSTHVYTKMGVPLVLPSEQTATQAPLGTVGMLSSGELSPRAVYYHPAVRGVQTQRDLHGSSMEQEREVNGGDREHGGRESHHNAVYSVRSARLLQAAPPEPQQDKSLKSRRLEGRMSPGQSSTPDTDLEVQQVVGRLASPGHGTSRKEAAHVPLNLSQSSQRGRETQGEVRTPYASNPAESRAHQQQIVQQGHAVILANGQPVLVPVDYHHHQQQQQHQQQQQQQQQHFQPNDVASAAISASPATYTKAMDAAERAIAELPPQQGQQPSQQPPTPGSFPQAPSHFMKGAIIQLATGELKRVEDLQTQDFVRSAEVSGGLKIDSSMVVDIRASQQRPGLVALHFNVGEQQSKVTIDVPPEHPFFVFGQGWSSCSPERTAQLYGLTCHHLQVGDVCVSVTLQQQAATQQKPPQQVQTRTPTKVNSTSGAPPQPMGPPAPQHTPRPQSQLKMERIHRERDRDKEEPMQIGGSVPRPNRTSAEHTRSQSNYYLHTEGHAPPGTGVVGASQRRWSAPGFQRYSIKNEEGSLASAAASGSIRPSFIPQEVKLSIEGRSNAGK; this comes from the exons ATGAAGCCAGTCCACGAGCGCAACCAGGAGTGCCTCCCTCCCAAGAAGCGGGACCTCCctgttaacaacaacaacaacacctcTACCAACAACAATAACAGCAGTAGCATCAGCGGCGGAGCGGGAGGCAGCGGCATTGGCAATGCAGGAGGAGGAGGTGAGGATGCCCCGTCTTCACAAAGCTCTGGAACAAGTGGAGAAGGTAGTGGCGAGTGGATGCGAGCCCAACCGAGCGTGCATTATGGTGTGGAGGGTGCCGAGGGTCTCGTTGGTCTTCCCGTGGATCAGTATAGCATGCTTTATAAAGTAGCTCTGCCTGCTGGCACCTACTCACCCACCAATCTGCACCCCGTTCTTAGCCACATTCCACCTGCTTACACCGTTCCCTCCCAGGTGCTACAACATACAAACGTTCCCTACCCTCCGCTCGGCTACGCCCAGATCCCTCACTCCTCATTGCAGTTTGTTAGCTCTCCGTACGGAGCTGCGGTTCCCTACGCCGTGCCTCCGGGATTCGTCCCCAGCTCTTTGATACCACCTCAATCCGCTATTTCCCAGCCGCACTCCGTTTCCCACCTGGTTCCGTATCCGTCAGTCATTCAGGAAGGAGTTGCCTCTCCCCAGCAGGTCTCGACCCACGTGTACACCAAAATGGGAGTTCCTCTGGTGCTCCCTTCTGAGCAGACAGCGACACAAGCGCCACTTGGGACTGTGGGGATGCTGTCTTCCGGGGAGCTCAGCCCGAGAGCGGTGTACTACCACCCCGCCGTCAGGGGCGTCCAGACACAAAGAGACCTGCACGGCAGCTCCATGGAGCAGGAGAGGGAGGTGAATGGAGGGGACAGAGAGCATGGAGGCAGAGAGAGCCATCATAATGCAGTTTATTCGGTCAGGAGCGCACGGTTGCTGCAGGCCGCTCCACCCGAGCCCCAACAAGACAAGAGCTTGAAAAGCCGCAGGCTGGAGGGCAGAATGTCGCCGGGACAGAGCAGCACACCTGACACTGATCTCGAG GTCCAGCAGGTGGTCGGACGACTTGCGTCCCCTGGCCACGGCACGAGTCGCAAAGAAGCAGCACATGTCCCTCTGAACTTGTCTCAAAGCTCGCAGAGGGGTCGAGAGACTCAGGGTGAAGTCAGAACACCTTATGCATCAAACCCTGCTGAATCTAGAGCACATCAGCAGCAGATCGTTCAACAAGGCCATGCTGTCATCTTGGCCAATGGGCAGCCTGTTCTTGTGCCCGTGGACTACCATCACCaccaacaacaacagcagcaccaacaacaacagcaacagcagcagcagcatttcCAACCCAACGATGTGGCCTCAGCAGCAATCTCTGCTTCTCCCGCAACGTATACAAAAGCCATGGATGCAGCAGAGCGGGCAATAGCGGAGCTGCCTCCCCAACAGGGGCAGCAGCCTTCCCAACAGCCTCCAACTCCTGGTAGTTTCCCACAGGCTCCGTCACACTTTATGAAAGGCGCCATCATCCAACTGGCGACCGGAGAGCTCAAGCGTGTGGAAGATCTGCAGACTCAGGACTTCGTACGGAGCGCAGAAGTGAGCGGCGGGCTCAAGATCGACTCGAGCATGGTGGTGGACATCCGCGCTAGCCAACAGCGGCCTGGTCTAGTGGCACTGCATTTCAACGTAGGCGAGCAGCAAAGCAAAGTGACTATAGATGTTCCCCCCGAACACCCGTTTTTCGTTTTCGGACAGGGCTGGTCGTCCTGTAGCCCTGAGCGGACTGCCCAACTGTACGGTCTCACCTGCCACCACCTGCAAGTGGGCGACGTCTGCGTGTCTGTGACTCTTCAGCAGCAAGCTGCGACGCAGCAGAAGCCGCCGCAGCAAGTTCAAACCCGGACTCCCACCAAAGTCAACTCCACGTCAGGAGCCCCACCTCAGCCCATGGGCCCCCCTGCGCCCCAGCATACCCCTCGGCCACAAAGCCAATTAAAAATGGAGCGCATCCACAGAGAGAGAGACCGGGATAAAGAAGAGCCAATGCAGATCGGAGGATCAGTTCCGAGACCGAACAGGACTTCAGCAGAGCACACTCGAAGCCAGAGCAACTACTATTTGCACACTGAGGGTCATGCTCCACCGGGAACCGGAGTCGTAGGGGCGTCCCAGAGGCGCTGGTCTGCCCCTGGCTTCCAAAGATACAGCATCAAGAACGAGGAGGGAAGTTTAGCATCGGCTGCCGCCTCTGGCTCCATTAGGCCTTCGTTTATCCCTCAGGAGGTCAAGCTATCGATCGAAGGGCGCTCAAACGCCGGGAAGTAG